The following are encoded in a window of Colletotrichum lupini chromosome 3, complete sequence genomic DNA:
- a CDS encoding 26S protease subunit rpt4: MSSDEERQKALDSYRAKLLESREWEAKLKSLRLEIKDLQREFDRTEDNIKALQSVGQIIGEVLKQLDDERFIVKASSGPRYVVGCRSKVDKVKLKQGTRVALDMTTLTIMRMLPREVDPLVYNMSLEDPGQVSFAGIGGLNDQIRELREVIELPLKNPELFLRVGIKPPKGVLLYGPPGTGKTLLARAVASSLETNFLKVVSSAIVDKYIGESARLIREMFGYAKEHEPCIIFMDEIDAIGGRRFSEGTSADREIQRTLMELLNQLDGFDYLGKTKIIMATNRPDTLDPALLRAGRLDRKIEIALPNEVGRLEILKIHAQGVVTEGEIDFESVVKMSDGLNGADLRNVVTEAGLFAIKDYRDAINQDDFNKAVRKVAESKKLEGKLEYQKL, from the exons ATGTCTTCCGACGAGGAACGCCAGAAGGCTCTCGACTCGTACCGGGCCAAGCTGCTCGAATCCCGGGAGTGGGAAGCTAAGCTCAAGTCCCTGCGGCTCGAGATCAAGGATTTGCAGCGGGAGTTTGACAGAACCGAAGACAACATTAAGGCGTTGCAGAGTGTCGGTCAGATTATCGGCGAGGTCCTTAAGCAGCTCGATGACGAAAGAT TCATCGTCAAGGCTTCCTCCGGTCCCAGATATGTCGTCGGATGCAGATCAAAGGTTGACAAGGTCAAGCTCAAGCAAGGCACGCGCGTGGCACTCGATATGACGACACTCACGATCATGCGTATGCTTCCCCGAGAAGTCGACCCCCTCGTCTACAACATGTCACTGGAAGACCCCGGTCAAGTCAGCTTCGCTGGTATCGGTGGACTGAACGACCAGATTCGCGAGCTCCGCGAGGTCATTGAGCTGCCGCTCAAGAACCCCGAGCTCTTCCTGCGTGTGGGCATCAAGCCGCCCAAGGGTGTTTTGCTTTACGGACCTCCTGGTACGGGAAAGACGTTGCTTGCACGTGCCGTGGCAAGCAGTCTCGAGACCAACTTTCTCAAGG TTGTTTCTTCAGCAATTGTCGACAAGTACATCGGAGAGTCTGCCCGCCTGATTCGCGAGATGTTCGGCTACGCCAAGGAGCACGAGCCCTGCATTATCTTCATGGACGAGATCGACGCCATTGGTGGACGCAGATTCTCTGAGGGAACCAGTGCGGATCGTGAGATCCAGAGAACGTTGATGGAGTTGCTCAACCAGCTGGACGGTTTCGACTACCTCGGAAAGACCAAAATCATCATGGCCACGAACAGACCTGATACCCTCGATCCCGCGCTGCTTCGTGCTGGACGTCTCGACCGCAAGATTGAGATTGCCCTGCCGAACGAGGTCGGCCGTTTGGAGATTCTCAAGATCCATGCCCAGGGCGTGGTGACGGAGGGTGAGATTGACTTCGAGAGCGTGGTGAAGATGAGCGATGGTCTTAATGGTGCGGATTTGAGAAACGTCGTGACAGAAGC TGGTCTGTTTGCCATCAAGGATTACCGCGACGCAATCAACCAGGACGACTTCAACAAGGCAGTACGTAAGGTCGCCGAGTCGAAGAAGCTGGAGGGCAAGCTCGAGTACCAGAAGTTGTAA
- a CDS encoding glucosamine-fructose-6-phosphate aminotransferase, protein MCGIFGYVNYLVEKDRKFILDTLVNGLSRLEYRGYDSAGLAVDGDKKNEVFAFKEVGKVAKLKELIAESKVDETKYFDSHAGIAHTRWATHGPPSRLNCHPHRSDPTWEFTVVHNGIITNYKELKTLLSAKGFKFETETDTECIAKLAKYLYDQHPDIGFTDLAKAVINELEGAYGLLIKSVHYPHEVIAARKGSPLVIGVKTQKRMKVDFVDVEYSEEGALSAEAASQNVALKKQQDNFLNPNTLLGAPDKSLLHRSQSRAFMTDDGMPMPTEFFLSSDPSAIVEHTKKVMYLEDDDIAHIHEGSLNIHRLKKADGSSNVRTIQTLELELQEIMKGKFDHFMQKEIFEQPESVVNTMRGRLDAANKTVTLGGLRSYISTIRRCRRIIFIACGTSYHSCMAVRGVFEELAEIPIAVELASDFLDRQAPVFRDDTCVFVSQSGETADSLMALRYCLERGALTVGIVNVVGSSISLLTHCGVHVNAGPEIGVASTKAYTSQFIAMVMFALSLSEDRASKQKRREEIMEGLAKIPEQIKDILTQDQSIKELCSKTFQNQKSLLLLGRGAQFSTALEGALKIKEISYLHCEAVMSGELKHGVLALVDENLPIIMILTRDDLFKKSLNAYQQVIARSGKPIVICNPGDEEFKTSEAEKIEIPKTVDALQGILNVVPLQLIAYWLAVMEGLNVDFPRNLAKSVTVE, encoded by the exons ATGTG TGGCATTTTCGGCTACGTCAACTACCTGGTGGAGAAGGACCGCAAGTTCATCCTCGACACTTTGGTGAACG GTCTCTCCCGTCTCGAGTACCGTGGATACGACTCGGCCGGTCTTGCTGTCGACGGTGACAAGAAGAATGAGGTCTTCGCCTTCAAGGAGGTCGGCAAGGTCGCCAAGCTCAAGGAGCTCATCGCCGAGTCCAAGGTCGACGAGACCAAGTACTTCGACTCACATGCCGGTATCGCCCACACTCGCTGGGCTACCCACGGCCCCCCGTCTCGTCTGAACTGCCACCCCCACAG ATCTGACCCTACCTGGGAGTTCACCGTCGTCCACAATGGTATCATCACCAACTACAAGGAGCTCAAGACCCTCTTGAGCGCCAAGGGCTTCAAGTTCGAGACCGAAACCGACACCGAATGCATTGCTAAGCTCGCCAAGTACCTGTACGACCAGCACCCCGATATTGGCTTCACCGACCTCGCCAAGGCTGTCATCAACGAGCTCGAGGGCGCCTACGGACTTTTGATCAAGTCCGTTCACTACCCCCATGAGGTCATCGCTGCCCGCAAGGGTTCTCCTCTTGTCATTGGTGTCAAGACACAGAAGCGCATGAAGGTCGACTTCGTCGATGTCGAGTACTCCGAGGAGGGTGCCCTCTCTGCCGAGGCTGCCTCCCAGAACGTTGCCCTCAAGAAGCAGCAGGATAACTTCTTGAACCCCAACACTCTGCTGGGTGCCCCCGACAAGTCGCTTCTGCACCGCTCGCAGTCGCGCGCTTTCATGACCGACGACGGCATGCCCATGCCTACCGAGTTCTTCCTCTCGTCTGACCCGTCTGCCATTGTCGAGCACACCAAGAAGGTCATGTACCTTGAGGACGACGACATCGCTCACATTCACGAGGGCTCGCTGAACATTCACCGTCTTAAGAAGGCGGACGGCAGCTCCAATGTGCGCACCATCCAGACCCTGGAGCTTGAGCTTCAGGAGATTATGAAGGGCAAGTTCGATCACTTCATGCAAAAGGAAATTTTCGAGCAGCCCGAGTCCGTCGTCAACACCATGAGAGGTCGTCTCGATGCCGCCAACAAGACTGTCACCCTTGGTGGTCTCCGCTCCTACATTTCTACCATCCGCCGCTGCCGCAGAATTATCTTCATTGCATGCGGTACCAGTTATCACTCATGCATGGCCGTTCGCGGCGTGTTCGAAGAGCTGGCCGAGATCCCCATCGCCGTTGAGCTGGCTTCCGATTTCCTCGACAGACAGGCGCCCGTCTTCCGTGACGACACCTGCGTCTTCGTCTCCCAGTCTGGTGAGACTGCCGACTCTCTCATGGCTCTCCGCTACTGCTTGGAGCGCGGTGCCCTGACCGTCGGTATCGTCAACGTCGTCGGTTCCTCCATCTCCCTGCTCACCCACTGCGGTGTCCACGTCAACGCCGGTCCCGAAATCGGTGTTGCCTCTACCAAGGCCTACACCTCCCAGTTCATTGCCATGGTCATGTTCGCCCTCTCCCTTAGTGAGGACCGCGCATCCAAGCAGAAGCGTCGCGAGGAGATCATGGAGGGTCTCGCCAAGATCCCTGAGCAGATCAAGGATATCCTCACCCAGGACCAGTCCATCAAGGAGCTCTGCTCCAAGACTTTCCAGAACCAGAAGTCCCTTCTGCTCCTCGGTCGTGGTGCCCAGTTCTCTACCGCCCTTGAGGGTGCCCTGAAGATCAAGGAAATTTCCTACCTTCACTGCGAGGCTGTCATGTCCGGTGAGCTGAAGCACGGTGTTCTTGCTCTCGTTGACGAGAACTTGCCAATCATCATGATCCTCACCCGTGATGATCTCTTCAAGAAGTCGCTTAACGCCTACCAGCAAG TCATTGCTCGCAGCGGAAAGCCCATTGTCATCTGCAACCCTGGTGACGAGGAGTTCAAGACCAGCGAGGCTGAGAAGATTGAGATCCCCAAGACGGTCGATGCCCTCCAGGGTATCCTCAACGTCGTTCCTCTGCAGCTGATTGCCTACTGGCTGGCTGTCATGGAGGGACTCAACGTCGATTTCCCTCGTAACCTGGCCAAGTCTGTCACTGTCGAGTAA
- a CDS encoding proteasome A-type and B-type yields the protein MDHRPQAWGRPRDDVYGAYDGSYMNTNGPNQATQAPIVTGTSVIAIKFSEGVVIAADNLASYGSLARFTDVKRLRTFANSTVVGFGGDVSDMQYLDRHLSSLDIEESYDLANDAPARLNAANLHKYLSKLLYKRRSDFDPLWNHLLVAGLDDNNKPFLAAADLLGTTFTSPSLATGFGSALAQPIMRRYAPDEETAAKLSKEQAVDVIKECMKVLFYRDARSSDSYSIAVVTKDGVDLKESEKLEKQSWKFAERIRGYGTQVN from the exons ATGGATCACAGACCGCAAGCTTGGGGCCGT CCTAGAGACGACGTCTACGGAGCCTACGATGGCTCGTACATGAACACCAATGGTCCCAACCAAGCGACACAGGCCCCCATCGTCACGGGTACATCAGTCATTGCCATCAAGTTCAGCGAAGGTGTCGTCATCGCCGCCGACAACCTGG CATCCTACGGCTCCCTCGCCCGTTTCACCGATGTCAAGCGTCTCCGCACTTTCGCCAACTCCACAGTCGTGGGCTTCGGCGGCGACGTCTCCGACATGCAATACCTCGACCGCCATCTCTCAAGCCTCGACATTGAGGAGTCCTACGACCTGGCCAACGACGCCCCCGCCCGGCTCAATGCCGCGAACCTTCACAAGTACCTCTCCAAGCTCCTCTACAAGCGCCGCTCCGACTTCGACCCCCTCTGGAACCACCTCCTCGTCGCCGGCCTCGACGACAACAACAAGCCCttcctcgccgccgccgacctGCTCGGCACCACCTTCACCTCTCCCTCCTTGGCGACGGGTTTCGGCTCAGCCCTCGCCCAACCCATCATGCGTCGCTACGCCCCCGATGAGGAGACCGCCGCTAAGCTCTCCAAGGAGCAGGCCGTCGACGTGATTAAGGAGTGTATGAAGGTTCTCTTCTACCGTGACGCTCGCAGTTCGGATTCCTACTCGATTGCTGTAGTAACCAAGGATGGAGTCGACTTGAAGGAGAGTGAGAAGCTTGAGAAGCAGAGCTGGAAGTTTGCGGAACGGATCCGCGGCTACGGTACGCAGGTGAACTAA
- a CDS encoding HMG box protein — translation MLTAIGRAAAQRVLLRTAPLAVPRTQLAVVRAASCRGFSTSQWARMPATKAATTTKTKTKTTAAKKKPATKAKKPAAKKPKAKKKVAVKKAVPKKKVKKVVLTPEQQKRLRVRELKTAALLEEPKKLPTNTFRVYAEQQFATEPTSDLKLTDRVKSIAESYKNLSSYEVQRLEETAEANKLTNNAAYKSWVESLQPTVVAEANRARTRLRNLTGKQVPRTIRDDRLPKRPHNAYALFVKARFGSGDYSNHTGKASENMQAIGNEWKQMSPPEKLAYEELAKADFDRWERESLEVLGHVVKRSPSPE, via the exons ATGTTGACAGCAATCGGCCGCGCCGCCGCTCAGCGCGTGCTCCTCCGCACCGCCCCGCTGGCAGTACCGCGAACTCAGCTTGCCGTCGTGCGCGCAGCGTCTTGCCGCGGCTTCTCGACCTCGCAATGGGCGCGCATGCCTGCCACCAAGGCGGCGACAACCACTAAGACCAAGACGAAGACCACGGCCGCCAAGAAGAAGCCTGCCACCAAGGCCAAGAAGCCCGCTGCTAAGAAGCCCAAGGCGAAGAAGAAGGTCGCCGTTAAGAAGGCTGTGCCCAAGAAGAAGGTCAAGAAGGTGGTGCTCACGCCCGAGCAACAGAAGAGGCTCAGGGTGCGGGAGTTGAAGACGGCAGCGCTGCTGGAGGAGCCCAAGAAGCTCCCAACGAACACATTCCGGGTGTACGCTGAGCAACAATTTGCTACGGAGCCCACCTCAGACTTGAAGTTGACCGACCGGGTCAAGAGCATTGCCGAGTCTTACAAGAACCTGTCCTCATACGAAGTCCAG CGTCTCGAAGAGACTGCCGAAGCCAACAAGCTGACCAACAACGCGGCCTACAAGTCGTGGGTTGAGTCGCTCCAGCCTACGGTTGTGGCCGAGGCCAACCGCGCCCGCACGAGGCTCCGCAACCTTACCGGCAAGCAGGTCCCGCGGACCATCCGCGACGACCGCCTCCCCAAGAGGCCGCACAACGCCTACGCGCTCTTCGTCAAGGCGCGATTTGGCAGCGGCGACTACTCCAACCACACCGGCAAGGCGAGTGAGAACATGCAAGCCATTGGCAACGAGTGGAAGCAGATGTCACCGCCCGAGAAGCTCGCATATGAGGAGCTCGCCAAGGCTGACTTTGACCGTTGGGAGCGCGAGTCGCTGGAAGTCTTGGGCCATGTCGTCAAGCGTAGCCCTTCTCCCGAGTAA